The Microbacterium sp. SORGH_AS_0862 region CGGGTGGTCCAGGCCGACGCTCCGCCACCGCGGGGTGTCACGTTCACATCAAGGAGTGACCATGGCGCAGAAGGATGCATCGGTCGCCGAGCTCACGAAGAACTTCGAGGACTCGACCGCCGTTCTGCTGACCGAGTACCGCGGTCTGACGGTTGCCCAGCTGAAGCAGCTGCGCAACAGCATCCGTCAGGACGCGAGCTACGCCGTGGTGAAGAACACGCTGACCAAGATCGCCGCGAACAACGCGGGGATCACGGCGCTGGACGAGGACCTCAAGGGTCCCTCGGCCGTGGCGTTCGTGCACGGTGACTTCGTCGCCACTGCCAAGGCTCTGCGTGACTTCGCCAAGGCCAACCCGCTTCTCGTGATCAAGGGCGGCATCTTCGAGGGCAACGCCCTGAGTGCCGACGAGGTCAACAAGTACGCCTCCCTGGAGAGCCGTGAGGTTCTGCTGGCGAAGGCCGCGGGCATGATGA contains the following coding sequences:
- the rplJ gene encoding 50S ribosomal protein L10, with amino-acid sequence MAQKDASVAELTKNFEDSTAVLLTEYRGLTVAQLKQLRNSIRQDASYAVVKNTLTKIAANNAGITALDEDLKGPSAVAFVHGDFVATAKALRDFAKANPLLVIKGGIFEGNALSADEVNKYASLESREVLLAKAAGMMKATMGKAAATIDALREKLETAEAA